The genome window AAGATCAACCCGCTTTTCGTGTTCAACCTGGTGGAATCGCTCGAAGGCAACGGCCAGCTGATCCACCTGGCGCCATCGCTGCTCGATCACCTGGGCCTGCCTTACACCGGCAACAACCAGGAGGCGACATTCGTCACCTCGAACAAGATCCTGAGCAAGAAACTTCTCCAGCTGGCCGGGGTCGCTTCCCCGCCTTGGCTGGGCGCCGGGAATTCGCG of Candidatus Aminicenantes bacterium contains these proteins:
- a CDS encoding D-alanine--D-alanine ligase; the encoded protein is MRKRKVVILHNQVSADSPKDELDVLVQADEVFKSLSELGYQPVTVPFSLDFAKNIRAIKKINPLFVFNLVESLEGNGQLIHLAPSLLDHLGLPYTGNNQEATFVTSNKILSKKLLQLAGVASPPWLGAGNSR